A DNA window from Ipomoea triloba cultivar NCNSP0323 chromosome 10, ASM357664v1 contains the following coding sequences:
- the LOC116033478 gene encoding C-type lectin receptor-like tyrosine-protein kinase At1g52310 — protein MLNCFLLSLLLAISCFLLRSGASYSVSNSSQNLAQVKESCDPGWSSGPSGTKCYKYISNSDSWDDSETNCTNSGGTLAAITSLEELTFVQKLCVEVTKGCWVGGRSSNNTGGLGWKWSDGTSNWNVNLSPKVTNNSSCQNFTCNIDSAVDICTLVTNGTSVLIAERCNVSHAFICMVNAGSKCHNMRCHREYLIILAVVSGLILCSTMAVVIWLLIYKRSKRRKRSRAALALVPPSWKIFTREEIKSITKNFSEGNRLIGDAKTGGTYSGVLPDGSRVAVKRLKRSGFQRKKEFYSEIGRVARLHHPNLVAIKGCCYHHSDRYIVYEFVANGPLDRWLHHIPRGGRCLDWTMRMKIATTLAQGIAFLHDKVKPQVVHRDIRASNVLLDEDFGAHLMGVGLSKFVPWEVMHERRVMAGGTYGYLAPEFVYRNELTTKSDVYSFGVLLLEIVSGRRPAQAVDSVGWQSIFEWATPLVQAHRYVELLDPLISSSSSSQIPEVGVVQKVVDLVYSCTQHVPSMRPRMSHIVHQLQQLAQPPIVK, from the exons ATGCTCAACTGTTTCCTGCTCTCTCTGCTCCTCGCAATCTCCTGCTTTCTGCTTCGATCCGGGGCTTCATACTCT GTTTCTAACTCCTCTCAAAACCTAGCTCAAGTTAAAG AATCATGTGATCCTGGTTGGTCTAGTGGCCCAAGTGGGACAAAGTGTTACAAGTATATTTCAAACTCAGACTCATGGGATGACTCTGAGACTAACTGCACAAATTCTGGAGGAACACTAGCAGCTATAACATCCCTGGAAGAACTTACTTTTGTTCAGAAGCTTTGTGTTGAAGTCACAAAGGGATGCTGGGTTGGAGGAAGGAGCAGCAATAACACTGGTGGTCTGGGTTGGAAATGGTCTGATGGCACATCTAATTGGAATGTGAATCTCAGTCCTAAGGTGACTAACAACTCAAGTTGCCAGAATTTCACATGCAACATTGATAGTGCGGTGGACATCTGCACACTAGTGACAAATGGAACTTCAGTACTCATAGCTGAGAGATGCAATGTGTCTCATGCATTCATATGCATGGTTAATGCTG GGAGCAAATGTCACAATATGCGCTGTCACAGGGAATATCTGATTATTCTTGCTGTTGTGAGTGGTTTAATCCTCTGCAGTACTATGGCTGTTGTAATATGGCTTCTCATCTATAAACGAAGTAAAAGACGTAAGAGATCACGTGCAGCATTAGCATTAGTTCCTCCATCATGGAAAATCTTTACCCGTGAGGAAATAAAGTCTATTACAAAGAATTTCAGTGAAGGAAATCGTCTCATTGGGGATGCCAAAACAGGCGGTACGTATAGTGGAGTTTTACCTGATGGATCAAGGGTGGCTGTTAAAAGGCTGAAAAGGTCTGGGTTTCAGAGAAAAAAGGAGTTCTATTCTGAAATTGGAAGGGTGGCAAGACTTCATCATCCAAACCTTGTTGCAATCAAGGGATGCTGTTACCATCATAGTGATCGCTACATAGTGTACGAATTTGTAGCAAATGGACCCTTGGATAGATGGCTGCACCATATTCCTAGAGGGGGCAGGTGTTTGGACTGGACCATGAGGATGAAAATTGCCACAACTCTTGCTCAAGGAATTGC GTTCCTCCATGACAAGGTGAAGCCACAAGTAGTGCATCGAGATATTCGTGCAAGTAATGTGCTCCTTGATGAGGACTTTGGTGCTCATCTCATGGGTGTTGGTCTCTCTAAATTTGTTCCATGGGAAGTAATGCATGAGAGGAGGGTCATGGCAGGCGGGACATATGGATATCTTGCTCCAGAATTTGTTTATAGAAACGAGCTTACTACAAAGAGCGATGTCTATAGCTTTGGAGTACTCTTGCTTGAAATTGTCAGCGGACGCAGGCCAGCACAAGCTGTTGACTCAGTCGGTTGGCAAAGTATATTCGAGTGGGCTACACCTCTGGTTCAAGCTCACCGCTATGTGGAGCTCTTGGATCCTCTTATATCCTCGTCTTCCTCTTCACAAATTCCCGAAGTTGGAGTAGTTCAGAAAGTAGTCGACCTCGTATACTCTTGCACACAACATGTACCATCCATGCGGCCCAGAATGTCGCACATTGTCCACCAACTGCAGCAGTTGGCCCAGCCCCCCATTGTAAAGTAA
- the LOC116032808 gene encoding polygalacturonase QRT3-like: MLSSFPLYSHSPNNRFQGGEIIMGVITTKPLPFFFLTLLTTCLFPFTVTVHGGDDTHHRNHRMQSIRASIVRRDSSATASPRVYHVTSYGADPNGKEDSTDAILKAITDALQGPSDGFLFNGIKNLGGARVDLDGGTYVVTRPLQFPVAGRGNLVIHGGTLKASDDFPTDGYVIDLSAPAGNGSGSDYNFEYITLRDLMVNSNFRGGGIQVVNSLRVNIDNCYITHFSTNGILVQGGHEAYIRNSFLGQHITAGNDAGERNFSGTAIHLNGNDNAVTDVVIFSANIGIMVSGQANILTGVHCYNKATGFGGTGIYLKVPGLTQTRIVNSYLDYTGIVAEDPVQLHISGSFFLGDAFILFKSVNGVVNGVNVVDNMFSGGNKGVDIVQLDESGGAFKKIDQVMVDRNNVNGMNLKSTIARGSVQGNGSSWTVDLNSVLLFPNFIKYVQYTFSPATGNSFANHALRNVSNNEVVVVSDVEIPASVFVMVDQGKSY, translated from the exons ATGCTTTCATCATTCCCATTATATTCTCATTCCCCAAACAACAGATTTCAGGGAGGAGAAATAATAATGGGAGTAATAACCACAAAGCCTCTCCCTTTCTTCTTCCTCACACTTTTAACCACCTGTCTCTTCCCCTTCACTGTAACCGTTCATGGCGGAGACGACACTCATCATCGTAATCATCGAATGCAGTCGATTCGGGCCTCCATCGTGCGCCGCGATTCATCT GCGACGGCGAGTCCGCGGGTGTACCACGTGACATCATACGGCGCGGACCCGAACGGCAAGGAAGACAGCACGGACGCGATTCTGAAAGCAATTACAGACGCCCTTCAAGGTCCGAGTGATGGGTTCTTGTTTAACGGAATAAAGAACCTCGGCGGCGCGCGGGTGGATCTCGACGGCGGGACTTATGTAGTCACCCGGCCGTTGCAGTTCCCGGTGGCCGGACGTGGTAATCTCGTG ATTCACGGAGGAACATTGAAGGCTTCGGATGATTTTCCGACGGACGGATATGTGATCGACTTATCAGCTCCGGCCGGCAACGGCAGCGGCTCAGATTACAATTTTGAGTACATAACGCTAAGAGACCTGATGGTGAATTCCAATTTCAGGGGAGGAGGGATTCAAGTGGTGAACTCCCTAAGGGTCAATATCGACAATTGCTACATTACTCATTTCTCCACTAATGGGATTTTAGTCCAAGGCGGTCACGAAGCCTACATCAGAAACTCGTTCCTCGGCCAGCACATTACCGCCGGCAACGACGCCGGAGAACGGAATTTCTCCGGGACGGCAATACATTTGAACGGCAACGATAACGCCGTGACCGACGTCGTTATTTTCTCGGCCAACATCGGAATCATGGTTTCCGGGCAAGCCAACATATTGACCGGGGTACATTGTTACAATAAGGCCACGGGTTTCGGCGGCACCGGAATTTACCTAAAAGTCCCTGGGTTAACACAAACCAGGATAGTGAATTCCTACTTGGATTACACCGGGATAGTCGCCGAGGACCCCGTCCAGCTTCACATCTCCGGCAGCTTTTTCCTCGGAGATGCTTTCATTCTCTTCAAATCGGTCAACGGGGTGGTCAACGGAGTCAACGTCGTGGACAACATGTTCAGCGGCGGGAATAAGGGGGTGGATATTGTCCAGCTGGACGAATCCGGTGGGGCCTTCAAGAAAATCGACCAAGTAATGGTCGATAGAAACAACGTTAACGGAATGAACCTTAAATCGACGATTGCAAGAGGGAGTGTCCAAGGAAATGGGAGCTCCTGGACCGTTGATCTCAACTCCGTTCTTCTCTTCCCGAACTTCATCAAATACGTGCAATACACGTTTAGTCCGGCGACTGGGAATTCTTTCGCCAATCACGCCTTGAGAAATGTGTCGAATAACGAGGTAGTGGTCGTGTCGGATGTGGAAATTCCGGCCAGTGTCTTCGTCATGGTTGACCAGGGAAAGTCGTATTGA